In a genomic window of bacterium:
- the pgsC gene encoding poly-gamma-glutamate biosynthesis protein PgsC — MIELTIGLGVLISLVFHEVLGAAAGGIVVPGYIALHLHEPMRLLATLIVSFITFLAIRVASRYMFIYGRRRLVMAILLGFIFGYISREIIAYEQLSADIRLEAIGFIIPGLIANWFERQGVMKTIATMMIAAPLVRILVILFTGGEIFHAL, encoded by the coding sequence GACCATCGGACTGGGTGTGCTCATCAGTCTCGTTTTTCATGAGGTTCTCGGTGCAGCGGCCGGCGGCATTGTCGTTCCCGGCTACATTGCGCTGCATCTACACGAACCCATGCGTCTCCTGGCCACACTGATCGTATCCTTCATCACCTTTCTGGCCATCCGCGTCGCGTCCCGATACATGTTCATCTACGGACGCCGTCGCTTGGTCATGGCCATTCTTCTCGGCTTCATCTTCGGCTACATCAGCCGTGAGATTATCGCCTACGAGCAGCTCTCGGCGGATATTCGGCTGGAGGCCATCGGCTTCATCATCCCCGGATTGATCGCCAACTGGTTCGAGCGCCAGGGTGTCATGAAGACCATCGCGACCATGATGATCGCTGCGCCGCTGGTTCGCATTCTGGTCATTCTGTTTACGGGCGGAGAGATCTTCCATGCTCTATAG